The following coding sequences lie in one Rutidosis leptorrhynchoides isolate AG116_Rl617_1_P2 chromosome 6, CSIRO_AGI_Rlap_v1, whole genome shotgun sequence genomic window:
- the LOC139856159 gene encoding replication protein A 14 kDa subunit B-like, translating into MDTSNPAVLVNGEFICSYVGRRVRIVIQVLRPDADGLIGISTDDKQIHVKGRQLPSPVTTFVEVIGVADTAQSVEADTVSNFGDTFDKNNFNQLCQLANGDCRHLFI; encoded by the exons ATGGATACATCAAACCCAGCTGTCCTCGTGAATGGTGAATTTATTTGCAGTTACGTGGGTCGAAGAGTGCGGATAGTGATTCAGGTACTTAGGCCTGATGCTGATGGTTTGATTGGGATATCAACAGATGACAAACAGATCCATGTCAAGGGTCGTCAATTGCCATCTCCGGTTACTACTTTTGTTGAAGTAATTGGTGTTGCTGACACTGCACAATCTGTTGAAGCGGATACGGTGTCCAACTTTGGTGATACTTTTG ataaaaataatttCAACCAGCTTTGTCAACTTGCTAATGGAGACTGCAGGCACTTGTTTATCTAA